A single Populus alba chromosome 7, ASM523922v2, whole genome shotgun sequence DNA region contains:
- the LOC118049666 gene encoding cytochrome P450 86B1 produces MIHTMINPSISNNLTSLSSSLSDDVAGYFIWRRLFFLRDIQILELLLALVVFIAIHSLRQKKHCGLPVWPVLGMLPSLVSGLQCNMYEWISDVLRDRNGTFRFKGPWFSSLNCVLTADPRNIEHLLKTKFPNYPKGQYFRDTLGDLLGGGIFNADDEKWQRQRKTASIEFHSTKFRQLTTDSLLELIHSRLLPVLETAVNNSVSIDMQDILLRLTFDNVCMIAFGVDPGCLRPGLPDIPFARAFEDATEATLLRFVTPTCIWKVMRFLDLGSEKKLKRSIKDVDEFAEDVIRTRKKELSLQSGKQRSDLLTVFMGLKDENGKPFSDRFLRDICVNFILAGRDTSSVAMSWFFWLLDSHPTVEEKILAEICKIISEREDLDTKTPLVFRPEEIKKMDYLQAALSEALRLYPSVPVDHKEVVEDDIFPDGTELKKGTKVIYAIYAMGRMEAVWGSDCREFKPERWLRIIDGRFMSESAYKFTAFNGGPRLCLGKDFAYYQMRFAVASILYRYHVKVVKDHPVVPKLALTMYMKHGLKVNLVKREGSELQKYLNIK; encoded by the exons ATGATCCACACCATGATCAATCCTAGCATCAGCAATAATCTCACTTCCCTTTCCTCCTCCTTGTCCGATGATGTTGCCGGATACTTCATTTGGAGGAGACTGTTTTTCTTGCGAGATATTCAGATTTTAGAGCTCCTCCTTGCTCTCGTGGTCTTCATTGCTATACATTCTCTTAGGCAGAAAAAGCATTGTGGACTGCCCGTATGGCCAGTTCTAGGCATGCTACCATCTTTGGTGTCTGGTCTTCAATGCAACATGTACGAATGGATTTCTGATGTACTTCGCGATCGAAATGGGACTTTTCGATTCAAAGGTCCGTGGTTCAGTAGCCTTAACTGTGTATTGACTGCGGATCCAAGAAATATTGAGCATCTTCTCAAGACCAAGTTCCCTAATTACCCCAAAGGCCAATATTTTCGCGACACGCTAGGTGATCTTCTCGGCGGAGGGATATTCAATGCTGACGATGAGAAATGGCAACGGCAAAGAAAGACAGCAAGCATTGAGTTTCATTCAACAAAGTTCAGGCAATTGACCACTGATTCATTGCTTGAACTTATTCATTCTAGGCTCTTGCCTGTCCTAGAAACTGCGGTGAACAACTCAGTGTCGATTGATATGCAGGATATTCTATTGAGGCTAACATTTGATAATGTTTGCATGATAGCATTTGGGGTTGATCCAGGATGCTTACGCCCTGGTTTGCCTGATATACCATTTGCTAGAGCCTTCGAAGATGCAACAGAAGCTACTCTCCTACGTTTCGTTACACCAACATGCATATGGAAAGTCATGAGGTTTCTTGATTTGGGGTCCGAAAAGAAGCTGAAAAGATCAATAAAAGATGTGGATGAGTTTGCAGAAGATGTCATAaggacaagaaagaaagaactctCCCTGCAAAGTGGGAAGCAAAGATCAGATCTCTTAACAGTGTTTATGGGGTTAAAAGATGAGAATGGGAAGCCATTTTCAGACAGATTTTTGAGAGATATTTGTGTAAACTTCATTCTTGCTGGCAGAGACACTTCTTCAGTGGCAATGAGTTGGTTCTTTTGGCTTCTTGATTCACATCCAACAGTAGAGGAGAAGATTCTTGCTGAAATATGCAAGATAATTAGTGAGAGAGAAGATTTGGACACCAAAACTCCATTAGTGTTTAGGCCagaggagataaagaagatgGACTATTTGCAAGCTGCTCTATCTGAGGCCTTGAGGTTATACCCTTCAGTACCAGTGGACCACAAAGAG GTTGTTGAGGATGACATTTTTCCTGATGGGACTGAATTAAAGAAGGGGACAAAAGTGATTTATGCAATCTATGCAATGGGAAGAATGGAGGCAGTATGGGGAAGCGACTGCAGGGAGTTCAAGCCAGAGAGATGGTTAAGAATCATCGACGGACGGTTCATGAGTGAATCAGCCTACAAATTCACTGCTTTCAATGGCGGTCCTCGACTATGCTTAGGGAAAGATTTTGCTTACTATCAGATGAGATTTGCTGTGGCGTCAATCTTATATCGCTACCATGTGAAGGTTGTGAAGGATCATCCCGTGGTGCCTAAGCTTGCTCTGACAATGTACATGAAGCATGGGTTGAAGGTGAATCTAGTCAAGCGTGAGGGGTCTGAGCTTCAGAAATACCTTAATATCAAGTAG